The sequence below is a genomic window from Streptococcus pantholopis.
ATGAAAACTCGGACATTACCGTGATTTTATTAACAAACAAACCAGCTAGCATGACTACTAGTTTTACAGTTTGTACTCTTTGATGACTTTGCCATCAATTTAGTATTCTCTTTCACTTTAAGTTGTTGTAATGATAAAATGTTCCTCATTTTTCAAACATTTGACATAAGAAAAAATGCAAGGGGTAGTGGCTTGACGGATAGCTTTTTTTAAGGTAGAATTATATCTGTCTACGGCGGTATAGCCAAGTGGTAAGGCATGGCTCTGCAAAAGCTTGATCGTCGGTTCAAATCCGTCTACCGCCTTAAATAGGCGACTTTATCCCTATACCACAGTTTAAAAAGCCTGTAAAAAATCAGGCTTTTTATTTTGGACAAGTCCCAACTTATTCTGAACTGAACCAAAAAAAGTTAGATTTTTATATCTAACTTTTGGAGCTTTTATTATGAAATCAAGATATAAAGATAAAAATAACTTGACGATTTAAGAACTTGAAATAACTCTGATTAAGTCATAATTGTAGTATGGAATATTTCTTTTAGCAGCGTTGTCCTTATCTAGCAACTTCTTTTCAACAAGATATTCAAGCGACTTCTTGACGGTAGCAGGATGATGTCCAGTTAATTCGGCAAGTTGTTTTGGTGTTGCTACAGGCAGATTAAATGTGCTTAACCAAACATCTTTTTGTGCCTGAGTCTTACATACTTCCAAGCCATTTCTAGCATGTTTATCAGCATTACCTATTTTCTTAAGAATATTAATAGCCATTTGTTCACTAGCATTTAAAAACAACGTCAACCAGGGGTTCCAATCTGGTGTATCACCTCTGACAGCATTTAACGCATTATAGTATCGTATGCGTTCCTTTTCTAATTCTTCACTAACAAAAAAAACGGGATAATCGAGCAATTTTTCTTTAACTGCCATCAAAGCAATTAAAATTCGACCAAGTCTGCCGTTTCCATCTAAGAATGGGTGAATAGACTCAAATTGGGCATGTACAACTGCTATTCTGAGCAGAGCATCACTATTATAATTAATATATTCGTTTCCTTCGTCAATTTTTAAACTTCTATGCGGCTCCCCATTAGCAAAAAATTCTAAGTTAGTCATATAATCAGCAATTTCATTTGCGCTAATAGGTATATATGATGCATTTTCGATTTTATTATCTGGGCCAATAAAATTTTGAACTTTTCTAAACTCTCCTCCGTCTGCTGTTGTTCCTCTTGCTTCATCGGACATAAGGATTTTATGTAATTTTTTTAATAAACGCGTACTAATGACATCTCCATCACGAATACTTGTGAACCCCTCATCAATAGCCTGTTTATAGTTTAACACTTCTCTTTGTTGCCAATTTTTAGCTCCACTCCTAGATGACTCCATAATTTCATGGAAAGTTACCTGTGTTCCTTCAATCCTAGTGGATTGAACCGACTCATTATAAGATAACAGGCTTAGAATTGAGGTATTAACAACAGAAGAAAGCAAAACAGCGTCAAGCTTCCCAAGGGTTTTATTAACTTCGGCGAGTCTTTTATAAAGTGATAATGCATCTTTTTCGTTCATTTTTACTGGAAGTTTATTAACACCTTTTACTGCCATTATAGAACTCCTTAATATATTTTTATTAGATAAATATATTATATGCTTTATTAATATAAAAAACAACAAAAAATATATTAAAACTAAAAAACCTGTTAAGTCAGGCTTTTTTAATTGTATAAATTATAAAAAATCAGGTTTCTGTTCAGAGGCAGCCACAGAAACAGGCTGACAAGTCTTACCAAATGATGACACGGTCTTGCGGAGCCCGCCACATCCCATCGCCTTCTTTTACACCGAAGGTTTTATGAAAATCCTCAAAGTTAGTAACGGTTATATTGGTTCGCCAAGCTGCTGGTGCGTGGACATCAACTGCAGCCAGCATTTGCATGTATTCCTGACGGGCTTTCATTCGCCAAATCGTCGCAAAGTTGATAAAGAATTCGCGGGCGGAGAAATCCTTTTCAGCCTTGGCCGCTTCTAAGGCACAGGCTAAACCGCCGAGGTCAGCAACGTTTTCTGATACAGTCAGTTTCCCATTGACCTTAGCCCCGTAAGAATCCAGGCCGTCAAACTGCTCAACAACCCGATCTGTCCTTGCTTCAAAGGCTTTGTAGTCCGCATCTGTCCACCAGTTGTTAAGACTGCCGTTTTCATCAAATGAAGCGCCGTTCGTATCAAAAGCGTGTGATATTTCGTGCGCGATAACTGCACCGATGCCGCCGTAATTGGCTGAAGAGCTCTGTTTTAGTGAATAAAACGGAGCTTGCAGAATGGCTGCCGGAAAGACAATCTGATTTTGCTGGGGATCGTAGTAAGCGTTGACCATATGCGCTGGCATATGCCATTCATCGCGGTCAACCGGCTTATTCCACTTACTCCAGCTGTAGGCAATGGAAATTTTGGCCAGATTCTGAGCATTTTCGACCAAGCTCAGCCCTTCATCAATGATTTTTTGCTCATAGGTTTCCGGCAGTTTTTCTGGGTAACCGATATGCGGCCTGATGACATTGAGTTTGGTAATCGCTTTTTCCCGTGTCGCTGGCGCCAGCCAGTCCGCTGTTTCTAAGCGGGACTTATAGACTTCGATCATGCTGGCTACCTTTTGTTCCACATCAGCTTTGGCCTGAGGGGAAAATTTTTCACCGGCATACCACAGTCCCAGAGCCTGATTATAAGGCCCTTGTGCCAAGTAGAAAGCCGCTTTTTTCTTGTCCTGAGCTTTTGGTGTTC
It includes:
- a CDS encoding Fic family protein, whose amino-acid sequence is MAVKGVNKLPVKMNEKDALSLYKRLAEVNKTLGKLDAVLLSSVVNTSILSLLSYNESVQSTRIEGTQVTFHEIMESSRSGAKNWQQREVLNYKQAIDEGFTSIRDGDVISTRLLKKLHKILMSDEARGTTADGGEFRKVQNFIGPDNKIENASYIPISANEIADYMTNLEFFANGEPHRSLKIDEGNEYINYNSDALLRIAVVHAQFESIHPFLDGNGRLGRILIALMAVKEKLLDYPVFFVSEELEKERIRYYNALNAVRGDTPDWNPWLTLFLNASEQMAINILKKIGNADKHARNGLEVCKTQAQKDVWLSTFNLPVATPKQLAELTGHHPATVKKSLEYLVEKKLLDKDNAAKRNIPYYNYDLIRVISSS
- a CDS encoding M13 family metallopeptidase; protein product: MTNYQDNFYQAVNGEWEKTAKIPDDKPRTGGFSDLADEIEKLMLETTDRWLDGKELPDNTILQNFIKFHRMTADYTKRDQVGVSPVLPLIEEYKSLSSFKAFTKKLAEYELAGQPNLMPFGVAPDFMNAQMNVLWAEAPSIILPDTSYYAEDNEKGRELLAIWRQTQEELLPQFGFSKAEIKDMLDKIIALDAKLARLVLSSEESSEYVKLYRPYAWEDFKKLVPELPLDDFFSQILGRIPDQIIVPEERFWQAAADFYTEDNWDLLKAYLVHSAATSFNAYLTDDIRIVSGIYSRALSGTPKAQDKKKAAFYLAQGPYNQALGLWYAGEKFSPQAKADVEQKVASMIEVYKSRLETADWLAPATREKAITKLNVIRPHIGYPEKLPETYEQKIIDEGLSLVENAQNLAKISIAYSWSKWNKPVDRDEWHMPAHMVNAYYDPQQNQIVFPAAILQAPFYSLKQSSSANYGGIGAVIAHEISHAFDTNGASFDENGSLNNWWTDADYKAFEARTDRVVEQFDGLDSYGAKVNGKLTVSENVADLGGLACALEAAKAEKDFSAREFFINFATIWRMKARQEYMQMLAAVDVHAPAAWRTNITVTNFEDFHKTFGVKEGDGMWRAPQDRVIIW
- a CDS encoding class III lanthipeptide, with the protein product MRNILSLQQLKVKENTKLMAKSSKSTNCKTSSHASWFVC